The following DNA comes from Quercus robur chromosome 1, dhQueRobu3.1, whole genome shotgun sequence.
CTCACAAGAGCACTGGCCACAACAATATCATTTGCAAAACCAGTTTTTATCAAATGGGTATGAATCATTTTACCACAACCAACTCTACCCAACCCACCATAGGCCTTTAGAACACTTGGGTAAGTGTAACTATCAGGTTTCAAATATGGACAACGCAATAGCCTCTCATACAGCTCAAGAGCTTCCATGAACATgaagtttttggtgtaagcagcCAAGAGGCCATTCCACAAAGAGATGTCTAATGGGTTATCAATGGTTTGGAAAACAAGGTTTGCAGAGTCATACAAATGGCAAGAAAAGTAAAAGTTGATGAGGCTTTTGCAAATGGCAGTGTTGGTTTGTAAGCCTAGAGAGACTATCTTTTGGTGAATTAGCTTGCCTTGCTTGACTGATTTAGAACCTATGCATGCTCTTAAGAGAGATAATAGCTTTGTGGTTTCCATTCAATTACTAATAGTAGTACGGAAAGAtagtaaaaatggaaatgaaacTGCATGAAAAATAGGCAGATAAGTATAAGCACATAAACTATGAGATACATGAATCCGTAgagacaagagagagagatttacgTTAATAAAAAACAAGCGGCCTGCATGGACACGAGAGAAGTATTCACTTCTCAACTTTTCAATGGGAATTTGGGAAATAAAGGCCAGGATAATTTATAAGGATATTTacctatattatttaaataggtcatataatttatttaaaaaattcatgaaTGATTTCTTCAATAGCCCACGTTGTGggtcaaaagaaaaatagttttgAACTAGCTTTTAGGTGTATAGTTTTTATTaccaaattaaatttaaaaaaaatataactatattaacaaataatgttattattttaaagaggttttttttataagacaaTTTCAaggataattaaattcaatacacttatatgtttaaatttatttggtGAATAAGTTACAACATTTTACGAAATTTtttgtacctaaattttaccaattttttcattcttctttatgtagttgtaaatataataaaattaaatagaaaaaataaaatagtattaattAGTAATTAGATAAGTTGAGGTGGAAagcaataaatatttaataatgatgatatggatactattttttttaaccgtGAGAAAACTTAAATCCCAAGCCCGACTCAATACAACTTGAGGAGGCCTAAAGGCCCTAAAGTGAtcattttgaataatttatataaatatatatatatatatatatatatatatatatatataataagcaAAAGTAAACGTTCAACTTTCTATATGatatccttctcaaaaaaaaaactttctatatgataatttttttttaaattaaaatacattttcttaCTTTCTCACAGTACAAaattaatattgaaatttttgtattcaaattttgttaatatcCTAAACGacttttccaaaaaagaaaagaaaaaagaagtcaaTAAATATGAGATATATTATGTTTTAAGGTGGGtataaaaatatgatataattGTCTAAATGACATATAGGCTATATAGTCTATGAGTCCAAATCTTTTATCCTACTTTTCCTGCTCCACCctatactccacaaataaaaacttgacacttatttaattacttttttttttcttatttcaaacacctaaaataaataaataaataaataaccaaatatATTCCCACCACTACCACTGGTCACCGCTAGCAAAGATTGTTGGCGCCACTAGAAAGAGATCGCCGGTGCCATCAACACTAGCACTCACGGCCAACCACCGCCTCTTTGTTCAAGGCACTGCCTTTTATGTTTAGCAAACTCAAATATTAAATTCCTATTGTTTTGAGCCTTTTAACAAAGGGGCTGCCTCTATGTTCAACAAATCAAAATAAAGTTTGATCTTTGTTTGTAACTATTCCTTGCCTTTACTGTTTCTGCCTCTATGTTCAACAAACCAAAAtaaagtttgatttttgtttgtaaCTATTCCTTGCCTTTACTGTTTCTGCAGCTTTCCTCTTCAACCATCAAGGCaccaaaattttcctttttgcttCTTTAATTTTGAATCACAACAGATTGCAAGCCTAGCTAGAACAGTTTACGCTTTCTAAGTTTCAATTCAAACCAACGAAGCAATTTGGTGGTTTGGTCTACAAAGACATAGATCCGGAAGAAATGGTGAGTTGGGCTTATTTTGAAGGCATGTAAGTAGGTTGACGACAGTCTTATACAAAAGAGAGAGGGGTTCACGGCGTTGACGGCAATgtgcaaatttcttttttatttattttaggtatttggaataaggaaaaaaaaaaagaaattaattaaataggtAAACATGTGTCAGGTTTTTATTTGTGCAGCATAGAGCGGAGCAAGAAAAGTGAGATAGAAGATTTGAACTCATAGCCTATAGGTAAAGCCGGCCATGATTGaacatatctctctctctctctctctctctctctctctctctctctctctatatatatatatatatatatatatatatatacagagaTGGGTAAAGCCGGCCGTGATtaaacccatctctctctctctctctctctcttgaaatgTAATTAGTTTACGTTTACTTAGATGGGTAACAACATCAGTTATCTTCGCAGAACATGTAACTATGTATTATGTAAGCCTAAttgaaaaagaagatgagagaCAAATAAAGAAAGAACATGCATTTGTAAATGTACATAGCAGCTGCCTTTAATATGGCTTGAATGAATTTATAAACcgtaaaggggaaaaaaaatctgcaGATACATTCACTTATGGAATTTACATAGCAGCCACAAGAGCCAGCAACCTACTATAGGAATTTACATTTCTCACCCTCAACCCCCACACAAAGGCACATATAGGGAAAAAATGGCAAgtaaaatcaagtagaaaaaaatatcaaagaaaaaaaggggacatacaaaaacacaatcaaacccCTCTAATTCTCTCCTTATACCAAACCTTGCTTCCATCCAACTAATTCTATAGCAGATGGAAGCCAAAACTAATCAATTAGTATGGCCTCTCAGTAAGTCAAGCTGTAATCTGGAAAATACCATTTCATTTACAGATGATTGTTTCaatatgtcaatgagacaagTCCTCACTCCCAACACCAACATTTGACTTGTCAGCCATACGCACATTGTATTGTTTGTATACTCTATCCCGGTTCTCTGCCCACCATTGTTCTGCTTGTTTCTCACTAAACCGCTTCCGACTGCATGCATCATTAATAAGGTTTACATTTGTTACAGGGGATGATCATGATATAATCAACTCTCAGAACTCAATTAATTAAGGCAAATTAAAGTAaaacccccaaaaaagaaaggattggGGAAAAAAGTTGGGTGGGGGGTTGGGGGGGATATAATCATCAACACAAAGTCTAATTTCACATCAACTATGTACTATCAAGCACAGACTGCAAGTGCAAGTTTGATGGCCGGTTAGGATTTAATGTGGACAAAGGGCATCATATCACTAGATGAATCAGCTTGGACATCTCGATTACCAGGAAAATGTTGCACATTATTTAAATAGTAAGAAAACTGCATTGAAGATAATGTACCTGAAGCGAACTCGCTTGAGATCCTTGACTCCTCCGGGTAAGGAGGTTAGTGTAATATATACACCAGGCTCATCTTGCTCAACCCATTCATTGTCAAGGCGAGATTCACTTTCTTTCACTCTGCCTCCATTTCTAGTCGTTGCATCAGAATGGGCTTGTTTGTTATGACCTAAATTACGATTACTGTTGGTGGTTGATCCATTAGAAAGCAACTGGTTGTTTGATCCATTTGAGTCTGGTTCTTGGAACACTGCTTGACCATTCATTCGGTCAATAGAAGCATTAGAAACTTCGTTGGAAGCAGGGCTGGAGccaaaggaagaaagagaaggtGATTTGGTATTCCGAGCTGCTCCCACAGGCAGCCTTTCAGCCATGTCCTTCAACTATTCAGcataataaaaaggaaaattttagcTACCAATAAAAGCTCAAGTAACAACAGCCCAATTGCTTCAGTTAGCAAGCACTTTACTGGATCAAGTCCTAGATGCAACTTAAGAAATTTCTTGGTACACCGTTACCTTGGGTTATTAGTAACTGGTAACTAAAATCATGCCACATgaattttaagttttcaaatGCATATAATTTACAGTATAAAAACTTGAACCCTATCAAGGATAACAAAGCATTAAAGATTCCATCAATATCCAATGAAAACACAAGTGAAAAACAAACCAACTCATCTCTGAATATAATGAACTCTATATACATTTGATGACCCCCTAATCAAAGCTACCTTTACAGAACTTTGAGGAAAGTCTAGAGGTTTAACAATATAAGCCTCAATAAATGTCCCAGCAAAAACAATTTACCAAGCTGAAATACAACATTACTTTAACCTCATTAACAAAAATGATGTTCTACCTTGAGAAGGGTGGCGTGGCCACTTTCAGCTCAGTATACTATAAAGATTACATCAAGCACTAGAAAAACAGACAGGAGGAATTGGTAGATTACAACTTAACAAGAAAAACTGGTAGTAGCAAAATCATTTACAAGTTAGCGCTGTGACTGACAAATTCTCTCTTTCTGCATCAGTGACTAGCAAGCAGTGAATGTGTACAGGGACAGTTAAAAACACACGACAATAGAGCCTCATGAGAATTAAGGAAAGGCAAATTCAAACCAGTGTATTTGTTGTCAGTGTTTTTGGCAAGTTTATGATCTGAAAAAATTAGAGTGGAAAGCACATTTCAACCTGTCCTGGCTTTGGTTTTCTACATGCTCCACATAGtcactaatttttttagatacaaagtcactaaattttttagataaaataacaaaCATATAGCTGTAGATAGTAATATGATTgttattatacatattttttgtttgacaGATAATCAAATTCATTACAAAGAATAATAAAGGGTTTTTGGACGTCCAGGggataaaacaaaagaaataattcACTTTCTTCCACATGACATTTGAAGGAACAAATATAACACTAAAAAATGAAGTATTTGCAAAGCAAAAAGAGTATTGTTCCCAGTTAGGAGAAATTCTGGAATAGAAAATAGGAATTACTGCAGATAATTtaatttcatcttcttttttgccttctttcttttttaactgAATGTCCTTTAAACTGGAACTAGACATATATGAAATTGACTAAATGGAAATGCTTTAGGGGAAAAAAGGATTCCTCCTTGTTGCCATGCGGAACATAACTGGTAGATTTCATGTACACGGTAATCCAAAATCCCATAATATTAAACATCAATCTTACTTGGGCTGTAAGTGATTTGATTACATCCTTTGCTGCTCTACATTTTTCAGCTTCATCCTCTGCAAATGCTAATGCTTCTTTTAGCTGTTTGGTTGTTCTATCCAGCTCAATTTCTTGAAGTTGTGCTTTGCGAGTGAGATTTTCCACCTACAAATAAATATTGGTCAGAAATAATGGACAAATATAAAACTGAGCCAGTTCTATATGCTTGTTAGGTCATGGAAAGAGGAATTTAAGTTGTAAGCTAGAGATATCAACTACAACTTTTATCGCTAAGTAAAAGCTTAAAATCAGTTCTTTATGCAAACGATCAAAGTAACTGATCATTTCAATATgtatgaattatttaattttgtcatatatatatatatttgataggtAATAGAAGTTTTATTGATTTCGTGCAATCATTTTCTGtttctatttgatttgttttgtacaATCTGTTTATCATCATGAACACGAtgtactttttttaatgaaaatatctattacctatccaaaaaaaaaaaagtgttcatgatgatgaacacatTGTACTTGAAACAATTAGAAAAATATCAATAAGAAATGCTAACAGATTGTAGGAAATCAGAAATAGAAATACATTGCGTAAAACCCTAAATACGAAACTACTCAAACAAAGTCCCAACTAGCATAGACATCAACAGATCTAAGGGtctctcaatatcttcaaaagtaCATATCTTACAAGGAAAACTCGTGCTCATGCTCTGGTGTCTGACCCCTCATACAATCACGTATAAAATAATTAGCTTCAATAGCCCATGGCATTTGCAGATTCAGACAATGTTATAAGTTTCTCTGTGTCTGTGTGTGCATGtgcatgtgcatgtgtgtgtgtgtgtgggttaatgtatatatacatgtaGTAAATTTTTTCACTTGACGTATTGTTCTATTATATGGAAACATATCctcaaacatatataatatatcatcaTAAATTCACAAAGTCACATGCCAAACACAATACTGCCATCGTGATCAAGTGGTACCACTTTGGCACGAGGAAGGTCTTTAGTTCAACCCATGGGAAGGGATAGTATGGGCCCGGGAATTATACCCACGCTCTGTTGCCTACATTTTTACAGTTTGAAAAAGATTCACAAAGAACAGTACAGCCAGGTCCTTGTTTATAGATGTGtgagagttatatatatatatatatatatatatatctgtgttGAAACATGACTCTTGAAACCAGTCCTCAAACATAAATGGAAGTCTTTTAGAgaccaaaaattaaaggtaAACTTTGCATCTGTGTGTTACACCTAACTTGCCATCATATAAATAGTCCATAAAATTAGATCATGAAATATCCAACCAAACCTACCAATCTCCCTACTTCTACATTTCAAAGCAGCCTCCAGTATGGCTCCTacatgttttaacttttaacataaATCCacttcattatttattttcaatactGCTTAAACTGAAATGTTCTGGAATATTTCTATTTCTAAAGTTGTTTTATAAATGATACTATGATTTCTTTAATCACAAACAGACAAGTGACGAGATACCCATTGGGTCTGCCAGAACTGCTAGGAACATACTGAATAATTGgtacatccatctgaaaaactAAATCCATAATAAGCAAGAATGAGGAAAAAACAACGACTTCCATTCTGGAAAATAATGTTCAGCTGTAAGATAcgaactattttttttggagatgtCCATTTTACTGATAATATAGTGGTCCACTTTTTTCTTTCACCATTTCAGAATTCATTAAGATAACAGAACCAAcccatggagagagagagagagagagagagagcatttttCAACCACATCAAACTTGTATGCAGTCAATCAAGAAATATGTACAGTTTCAGCATACAGCCTACCTACTCAATTGTCCCCCATAAGAAATCAGGAATACAAAGAATCCAAAAAATCTATAAGATTGGAAGGCATGAAAATTTCcattggtaaaaataaaaagatatgatAAGTAAAGCAACAAATTAGCACAAGTGAGCAATTGAAAGGTAGGGAGAACTATGTACCTGTGCTCTTAATTTAATAACCTCCTGGCTAAGGCTATCATTTGTCCTTCTAGTATCATCCACAACAATCTTTGGTGAGGTAAGTCCTCCTAGAGTAGGGGTTGGAGTCGTTGAACGAGGGGGGCTGGGCCGCCTTGATATTGGGGATGTTGCTCGAGAAACAATTCTTGATCCAGGAACAGAGGCTGAGAAAAACTTCTTAGATGACCCAAATACAGGATTAAAAGATTTAGAAATATTAAGTGGTCCCCACTGGGAACTTCCATTTGGAACAGGTGAGACACGACTGCTGTTAAATTCtagtttcttgttttttttagaagatcgGCTTTCCACTTGCTTCAAGGATTCCATCGAAGAAAATCTTGCAAGTTGCACACGAGATCTGGTATCCAACTTCTCATCTTTTTCAGTAAACTCGAGTGAACCTTGATTGATACTTCCTCTTCTGCTCACAGAAGAATGAGATGAGCCATCACCTTCAATCGTTTTCCTCAGTTTGTTAAAACAACTATCACAGACACGATAAGGTTTGTTCGGATTTGGTGCCATAGACGCCTTAAGAGACTTCTTGCTACTGCAAGAATGACAAAAAACAAGTCCACAATTGTAACAATTGTGAcgttttcttttgaaattaaatGGAAGGCGGCAGCCAGAACACATAGACTGGTCAACACCTGAGACCCACTTATGAAGGCAGATAGCAGCGGTAAAATTAGTACCACAGGCAATACTTTTGACTTGCTTATCTCTTAGAGCTTCTACTAATGTAGGGGAATTCCTATCATCTATATCCCCATGACCTAAACGACCATTTGCTCCCTTGCCCCAAGTATAGACTTCTGTTCTTGCAGTTAAAACTGCAACATGATAAGCACCACAAGCTATCTCCTCTACAAAACTCTTGGAAAGCTTTCCTTCAACACGAGTAGGGAATTTTCCATCAGATTGGGGGTTCCCCAACTGGCCATAAACATGACTGCCCATTGTATATACATGACCCGAGGTTGTAAGGGCAACAGTCAGACTATGTCCACAGGCAACTTTAGAAAAGTTGGGATCAACAAGGGCAGCAACACAGGTAGGCACAAGTTTTGCTTCCTTGTCACCATGCCCAAGTCGACCTTTATCCCCATCCCCCCAAGTAAACAGCTTCCCTGAAGAGCAGTTGCTGGAACTAGGATTCCCAACCATGACTTCTACAACAGCAGCTGTATGCCAAACACCACAAGCTGCTTGGACAGTGCGGAGCCCCTTAAGGGATTCTACTTCCCTTGGTATTGAAACACTTCTCCGATCTCCATGGCCCAGAACACCAAATGTGCCATCACCAAAAGTAAACAATTGTCCAGCAGAGGTCACAACAGCCGTGTGCCAGGGTCCACAAGAGATTGATGAGACATGTATGCCCTCCAAGGGCCCAATTACTCTTTTTGGGATCCAGTGACTCACTTCATTTCCATGCCCAAGAAGGCCAAAATTGTACGTGCCATCACCCCACGTGTACAAATCACCAGAAAATGTTATAGCACACGTATGGTTCTCACCACAAGCTACAAGCTCAATGTTATTACTACTTAAGGCATCAATTAGCTTTGGCTCAACAACATCAGAATCTACTCCATGCCCAAGCCTACCTCCAGATTCCTCCCCCCAGGAGAAAATCTCTCCTTGCTTGGTTACTAAGGCAGCATGTCGTCCACCACAGGCAATGTTCTGGACATCAAGTACTACTGCAGATTCTAAGGCTTTAGGCAACAAAGAATCCATTTTGACACCAAAATAACTCCCAACCCTTTGAATTCCACCTCCAAGAACACCATCCCCTGTGCCTTCCCCCCAAAGAAAAACATCCCCCAAGGCATCAGCATCATCATGACCAGAACCTTGGCTTGATGAGCTAACCGCACTCGAGAGACTAACTCTAAAAGCATCCATTGCCGTTGGCTTCATGTGGCCATGTACACTATCTGAGCCTCCAGATGACAAAGAATGTACTGAAACACTAGCAGATTCTGAAGGGAAGAAACCTTTGGGAGGAACAGTATACAATATCACATCAGAATATGCCTTATCCAGACCATTCTTGGGGGGGCTTTCATACGGACTATGAAGACGAAGGTTATCTCCACTATCCTGAATTGAGcataagaagattttttttttttttaatctgcaTTTTCAACTCAAATCGGAAGCACGTAttaatcaatataaatttaccTTCTGCAGGCTGTCATTACTACCAAATGGAGAATTCAGAGGAGAACTTCTTCGTGTGTATGTTCTAGGACTATTTGCTTCGGAAGGAATCCCATCACTCCTTGATTCTGTTCTCCATTTCCGGTGATGACTACGTGAAATTAAGGCTTTCAAACCACTAAACCATGATTCAGCTTCATCTTTATCCTTGCAAATCTGGTCCAGGAGAATCAGATCACCAGATTAGAAACCACTTCAACAAACACAATCTTAAACCTCATAGACATGGATAAAGGAGAGAAGATGTATTAAAAGGACCATGGAATCAATAAAATGGaactaaaaataatagaaatggATGGGAATGAATACTATAAAGGAAAGTCTTACCAGATCTAGTGATCTTTCATTATATATGAGAGAAAATGACTGATATTCCTTCTCAGGCCGTGGATACCTTTGAAAGATTGGCTGGAAAATATTAGGACAGGTTCAATCAGTACACAACACAAAAACGTATGACATAGCATGAAGCTATCACAGATGGTTAAGGGCAAGACATGGAGTTGGAAAATAGACAAGAATACAACTGGAACACATGTAGACACACACAAACATAATCAATAACATAAGCTCATAAGAAATTATCAGTACCACTTCAGTCAATAAAATTTAGGACATATTCAATCTGTACACAACACAAAAACATATGACATAGCATGAGGCCATCACAGATGGCTAAAGGCAAGAAATGGAGTTGGAAAAAAACAAGAATACAACTTGAATACATATGCAGACACACAAAAACATAATCAATGACATGCTCATAAGAAATTATCAGTACCACTTCAGTCAATTAAATTTAACcgagaaaagaaaagggggtTGGGGTGAAAAAGATGACCAATATACTCATGGATATATACAAATTTAGGATCTGAACCCAGCAAAACATCTTCATTAAAGTATATCCTAGTACGAAAGAGAACCCCATCAGTAACCATAAGCTGACACATTCAAAATAAGTGGCAATGTGTCTACAGATTCAAGATCCATGACAAAGAAACCTCTCAATGAACGATTGAAAGTTAGTGAATGATAAACAGTTTAGAGGTCAAAATAGAATGGATGCTAATTTAGGATGGACTTATTTTATAAGTAGATTAATATGGAAATTATGAATATGAATTGGATGTAATGTATTCCACATTCTAGTTACACATGACTGGACTATAATGACGATaatttttcaatataaaatataagatatttggtcaaaaaattgtcaatataAGTTTGTCAAAATCCCATAAGAAACAATCAAGAAAAAGGAATTTGAATCATCCGATAAAGAAGTCTCTCTCTTTTGTCAAAAGATCACAGTAAAGACATTACATTCTCCTATCATTATGGCAGCATAGGCATATAAAGAAAGTTTTCTTCACAGCAAAGACACTTACAGTGCGCTGTCCAGAAATAATTTTAGAGACATGACTTAGTTTAAGATGCTTCTCCTCTTTCCCTGAGAACCATATCAAAACAGACTCATCCTGAAAGCAAGAAGAAAAATCAATCATATTATACTTCTATTAGCAAAAATCTCATTCTGCAATTAATTGCACTGAAACAGAAagaactattttaaaaataaaacaaatcaatAAACAGTTTACAAGCTGTCTGCATTATACATGTGTGAGTGTGTGCGCATGTGTGTgcgtttatatatatttaacttgTTTAAAGATGAAAGAATCCAATGGATTGGTTGGAAGGGAAATGATATACAGTATAGTTCAGTGGCATTTGACTGGACCTGAAAGGGAAACTATTTGATGAAATTGTCAAAATATCCTGACTAAGGTACATGTTAATGTTATtcaatcttcattttcttgaagTTGGTATTAAAGCCAAACTAGTTTCTATTTATTATACTTAATATGatgcaatatatataaactaagtACATTCAATCCGTTTGGCACATATGGCTAGTAACCTACTTATTGTACTTCTGTAAATAGGATTTGGTTAAACAGCAAAGCAAATCAGTTATCCTTCTTTTTTAACAGAAGCAACTATAATTGCAGAAACCATCCCTAATTGTATGTGTTAGTGACCGGAGTATCATGAACAAAATGAGTACTTTGCTgctaaaaaaatgattgatatgCAGAAAGTTAGCATGAATATAATGTTTCCATTGACAGTGTCATACATAGAGAAGTACACCATATGTGGAGCTCTCCGATTCTGTAAGATAAGTACATGGTAACTTAATCAATACCTTAAAAAGTAAACTACCTGCGCAACCCCTCCCCCCAGTAGAatcagacacacacacacataatttATCGAAAACTATTTGAATAATCATCAGTCAACTGAAGAAAAACATAGAAGCTGAAAATTTTGTGCATATCACTCATCTGACTAAAACATATGAGAGGTACTTATGACAGGATTTAATGACTTCTGCCCACAAGATAATATGAATAAATGAtcctaaattaataaataaagaatcaTACACTAAAGTTGAATTCCAATGAACTAATACTTTGCGATGCTCAGATTATAATAAGCATAACAAAACCTGGGGGGAGGGAGTTGTAAAGCACTAGCATACTtcccaattttttatattttttttaaatttttggatagGTAGCATACTTCCCAAATATTACAAACACATGTTGGGGAAAACAGGGCCAAGCTTACATTGGAAAGCCGGAATGGGCAAAACTTGGGCTTCCCCCTTCTTCCATACTTAAGCAAGTATGCCCCTTTCTTTAAAGCAGTAATGGCCTGTAATTGAGATCAGCCAAGAATGTAAATTAAGCATATTCAGCACTTGCAAGCAGTTTGATATCAAATTAAAAGAGAATTAAGTGAAGACAAAAGGCTGGCAACATATTCAACTGGCtgagaagaagataaagaatttCTATTGAATTTAATGAAAAACTGAAAACGCATTCTCttcagaggttttttttttttttgatgatccTCTCTTCAGAGTTTATATAACACTAAAGTTACAGCCTC
Coding sequences within:
- the LOC126723923 gene encoding PH, RCC1 and FYVE domains-containing protein 1-like isoform X1, with product MSRTDRMASDLSRTGPVERDVEQAITALKKGAYLLKYGRRGKPKFCPFRLSNDESVLIWFSGKEEKHLKLSHVSKIISGQRTPIFQRYPRPEKEYQSFSLIYNERSLDLICKDKDEAESWFSGLKALISRSHHRKWRTESRSDGIPSEANSPRTYTRRSSPLNSPFGSNDSLQKDSGDNLRLHSPYESPPKNGLDKAYSDVILYTVPPKGFFPSESASVSVHSLSSGGSDSVHGHMKPTAMDAFRVSLSSAVSSSSQGSGHDDADALGDVFLWGEGTGDGVLGGGIQRVGSYFGVKMDSLLPKALESAVVLDVQNIACGGRHAALVTKQGEIFSWGEESGGRLGHGVDSDVVEPKLIDALSSNNIELVACGENHTCAITFSGDLYTWGDGTYNFGLLGHGNEVSHWIPKRVIGPLEGIHVSSISCGPWHTAVVTSAGQLFTFGDGTFGVLGHGDRRSVSIPREVESLKGLRTVQAACGVWHTAAVVEVMVGNPSSSNCSSGKLFTWGDGDKGRLGHGDKEAKLVPTCVAALVDPNFSKVACGHSLTVALTTSGHVYTMGSHVYGQLGNPQSDGKFPTRVEGKLSKSFVEEIACGAYHVAVLTARTEVYTWGKGANGRLGHGDIDDRNSPTLVEALRDKQVKSIACGTNFTAAICLHKWVSGVDQSMCSGCRLPFNFKRKRHNCYNCGLVFCHSCSSKKSLKASMAPNPNKPYRVCDSCFNKLRKTIEGDGSSHSSVSRRGSINQGSLEFTEKDEKLDTRSRVQLARFSSMESLKQVESRSSKKNKKLEFNSSRVSPVPNGSSQWGPLNISKSFNPVFGSSKKFFSASVPGSRIVSRATSPISRRPSPPRSTTPTPTLGGLTSPKIVVDDTRRTNDSLSQEVIKLRAQVENLTRKAQLQEIELDRTTKQLKEALAFAEDEAEKCRAAKDVIKSLTAQLKDMAERLPVGAARNTKSPSLSSFGSSPASNEVSNASIDRMNGQAVFQEPDSNGSNNQLLSNGSTTNSNRNLGHNKQAHSDATTRNGGRVKESESRLDNEWVEQDEPGVYITLTSLPGGVKDLKRVRFSRKRFSEKQAEQWWAENRDRVYKQYNVRMADKSNVGVGSEDLSH
- the LOC126723923 gene encoding PH, RCC1 and FYVE domains-containing protein 1-like isoform X2, whose amino-acid sequence is MSLKLFLDSALYPRPEKEYQSFSLIYNERSLDLICKDKDEAESWFSGLKALISRSHHRKWRTESRSDGIPSEANSPRTYTRRSSPLNSPFGSNDSLQKDSGDNLRLHSPYESPPKNGLDKAYSDVILYTVPPKGFFPSESASVSVHSLSSGGSDSVHGHMKPTAMDAFRVSLSSAVSSSSQGSGHDDADALGDVFLWGEGTGDGVLGGGIQRVGSYFGVKMDSLLPKALESAVVLDVQNIACGGRHAALVTKQGEIFSWGEESGGRLGHGVDSDVVEPKLIDALSSNNIELVACGENHTCAITFSGDLYTWGDGTYNFGLLGHGNEVSHWIPKRVIGPLEGIHVSSISCGPWHTAVVTSAGQLFTFGDGTFGVLGHGDRRSVSIPREVESLKGLRTVQAACGVWHTAAVVEVMVGNPSSSNCSSGKLFTWGDGDKGRLGHGDKEAKLVPTCVAALVDPNFSKVACGHSLTVALTTSGHVYTMGSHVYGQLGNPQSDGKFPTRVEGKLSKSFVEEIACGAYHVAVLTARTEVYTWGKGANGRLGHGDIDDRNSPTLVEALRDKQVKSIACGTNFTAAICLHKWVSGVDQSMCSGCRLPFNFKRKRHNCYNCGLVFCHSCSSKKSLKASMAPNPNKPYRVCDSCFNKLRKTIEGDGSSHSSVSRRGSINQGSLEFTEKDEKLDTRSRVQLARFSSMESLKQVESRSSKKNKKLEFNSSRVSPVPNGSSQWGPLNISKSFNPVFGSSKKFFSASVPGSRIVSRATSPISRRPSPPRSTTPTPTLGGLTSPKIVVDDTRRTNDSLSQEVIKLRAQVENLTRKAQLQEIELDRTTKQLKEALAFAEDEAEKCRAAKDVIKSLTAQLKDMAERLPVGAARNTKSPSLSSFGSSPASNEVSNASIDRMNGQAVFQEPDSNGSNNQLLSNGSTTNSNRNLGHNKQAHSDATTRNGGRVKESESRLDNEWVEQDEPGVYITLTSLPGGVKDLKRVRFSRKRFSEKQAEQWWAENRDRVYKQYNVRMADKSNVGVGSEDLSH